The following are from one region of the Vibrio hyugaensis genome:
- a CDS encoding 2OG-Fe dioxygenase family protein translates to MLHSRENTLHLTQLSMAAIEQLSPSFEGLPRTEHADGQYRLRRYSVVGFENGQVVDLNKNSFVQSSDINRFQGDVIRQFQPIEKGILSSEGFREMCELFVNANHLPDGQEIEIHQIRITAIYDETQVAPEGVHQDGFDHIALVGVGRHNIMGGDIMLYSSHNQAPFFRKVLENGEVAMLADSKLWHNAVPIRSVINDQEGHMDVFVLTATDKRNELQS, encoded by the coding sequence ATGTTACATTCACGAGAGAACACCCTACATTTAACTCAGCTCAGCATGGCAGCGATTGAGCAACTTTCTCCTTCCTTTGAAGGCCTACCTCGGACAGAACATGCCGATGGCCAATATCGTCTTCGTCGTTACTCTGTGGTTGGGTTTGAAAACGGTCAGGTTGTCGATTTAAACAAGAACAGCTTTGTACAATCTTCTGATATCAACCGTTTCCAAGGTGATGTGATTCGCCAGTTTCAGCCGATTGAAAAAGGGATTCTTTCCAGTGAAGGTTTCCGTGAAATGTGTGAGTTGTTCGTTAATGCAAACCACTTACCAGACGGTCAGGAAATCGAGATCCATCAAATTCGAATCACCGCGATTTACGATGAGACCCAAGTTGCACCGGAAGGGGTACACCAAGATGGTTTTGACCACATTGCATTAGTCGGTGTAGGGCGTCACAACATCATGGGTGGCGACATCATGCTTTACAGCAGCCACAACCAAGCGCCTTTTTTCCGTAAAGTATTGGAAAATGGCGAAGTGGCAATGCTGGCAGACAGCAAATTGTGGCACAACGCGGTGCCAATTCGCTCAGTGATTAATGACCAAGAAGGTCATATGGATGTATTTGTACTGACAGCGACGGACAAACGAAATGAACTTCAATCTTAA